A genomic stretch from Georgenia muralis includes:
- a CDS encoding PLD nuclease N-terminal domain-containing protein, with protein MARIVPVVLLVALVVYAFIDCVRTPEDSMPVGIPKVLWAVLILVFPGLGALAWLAVSRFARGGRTSPPSPGRGPGRPSPRGPRGPRGPVAPDDDPEFLARLEAERRRRERERRAKGAAGRAGGPVTDSDARPPRSPDEVPTSPDDAPHSPDEAAHGGTEPQAGRDVEDGDAGAQPPRQA; from the coding sequence ATGGCCAGGATCGTTCCCGTCGTTCTCCTCGTGGCACTGGTGGTGTACGCCTTCATCGACTGCGTGCGCACGCCCGAGGACTCCATGCCCGTGGGCATCCCGAAGGTCCTGTGGGCCGTCCTCATCCTCGTCTTCCCGGGCCTCGGCGCCCTGGCCTGGCTCGCCGTGAGCAGGTTCGCCCGCGGCGGACGCACCTCCCCGCCGTCGCCCGGACGCGGACCCGGTCGCCCGTCCCCCCGCGGCCCCCGCGGTCCGCGCGGGCCCGTCGCGCCCGACGACGACCCGGAGTTCCTCGCCCGGCTCGAGGCAGAGCGGCGTCGCCGCGAGCGTGAGCGCAGGGCGAAGGGGGCCGCAGGCCGCGCGGGTGGACCGGTCACGGACAGCGACGCACGTCCGCCCCGGTCCCCCGACGAGGTCCCCACCTCGCCGGACGACGCGCCCCACTCCCCCGACGAGGCCGCCCACGGCGGCACCGAGCCGCAGGCGGGCCGGGACGTCGAGGATGGCGACGCCGGGGCGCAGCCACCCCGCCAGGCCTGA
- a CDS encoding DUF4229 domain-containing protein — MRLVVYSLLRLLMVLAAAGVLYLVGLRSWALWAAAIVVAALVSYVVLGRQRAAAAAVLAAHDPTRGATDRLARAGESDAAYEDSVLDAEPPVTPER, encoded by the coding sequence GTGCGTCTGGTCGTCTACTCCCTGCTACGCCTGCTCATGGTTCTCGCTGCCGCCGGCGTGCTCTACCTCGTCGGGCTGCGGTCGTGGGCCCTGTGGGCCGCTGCGATCGTGGTCGCCGCCCTCGTGTCCTACGTGGTCCTCGGGCGTCAACGCGCCGCCGCGGCGGCCGTCCTGGCTGCGCACGACCCCACCCGAGGCGCCACCGACCGGCTCGCTCGCGCGGGGGAGTCCGACGCCGCGTACGAGGACTCGGTCCTCGACGCCGAGCCGCCCGTCACCCCAGAGCGCTGA
- a CDS encoding 1,4-dihydroxy-2-naphthoate polyprenyltransferase — protein sequence MATLSDWLEGARLRTLPAAVAPVVLGTGAAVGLGAASPVRALLAAGVALTLQVGVNFANDYSDGVRGTDDVRTGPPRLTGGGKASPATVKRAAILALAVGALLGLVLVAVSGAWWLLALGVLAIAAAWGYTGGSRPYGYLGLGEVGVFLFFGLMATLGTLWTQAGSLPWTAWAGAAGVGLIACALLMVNNIRDIPTDSQVGKTTLAVLLGDHRSRLTYVAMIALPVVLGVLAATVSPWALLVLVLLPWVVRLSRVVLGGAAGRDLIVVLRDTGLLELAYGVLLGLGLALSALG from the coding sequence ATGGCCACCCTCTCCGACTGGCTCGAGGGCGCCCGGCTGCGCACCCTGCCCGCCGCCGTCGCCCCTGTCGTGCTGGGGACCGGCGCCGCCGTCGGGCTGGGCGCCGCATCACCGGTGCGGGCGCTCCTCGCGGCCGGCGTGGCCCTGACGCTCCAGGTGGGCGTGAACTTCGCGAACGACTACTCCGACGGCGTGCGCGGGACGGACGACGTCCGCACCGGCCCGCCGCGGCTGACCGGCGGGGGCAAGGCGAGCCCCGCCACCGTCAAGCGGGCCGCGATCCTCGCGCTCGCCGTCGGGGCGCTCCTCGGTCTGGTGCTGGTGGCGGTCTCCGGGGCGTGGTGGCTGCTCGCGCTGGGCGTGCTGGCCATCGCCGCCGCGTGGGGGTACACCGGCGGGAGCCGTCCGTACGGCTACCTCGGCCTCGGCGAGGTGGGGGTGTTCCTGTTCTTCGGGCTCATGGCGACCCTGGGCACGCTGTGGACCCAGGCCGGCAGCCTGCCCTGGACGGCGTGGGCGGGCGCCGCGGGCGTCGGCCTCATCGCGTGCGCGCTGCTCATGGTCAACAACATCCGTGACATCCCCACGGACTCCCAGGTCGGCAAGACCACGCTCGCGGTGCTGCTCGGGGACCACCGGTCGCGCCTGACGTACGTGGCGATGATCGCCCTGCCCGTCGTGCTCGGCGTCCTCGCCGCGACGGTCTCGCCGTGGGCGCTGCTCGTGCTCGTCCTTCTGCCGTGGGTGGTTCGCCTGTCCCGGGTCGTCCTCGGCGGCGCCGCGGGCCGCGACCTCATCGTGGTCCTGCGCGACACCGGGCTGCTCGAGCTCGCGTACGGGGTGCTGCTCGGGCTCGGTCTGGCTCTCAGCGCTCTGGGGTGA
- a CDS encoding AMP-binding protein — protein MTSEPGASAVRTGARLVAVPGGRDPAVVSGLRRALESRLRGVVVPGEAAVPAPADSHAGEVDRVDGVDGVDGVDGSSVLVPHDPTVNDPLGAIAARLRTDVPAGTAVILRTSGSTTGTGHLVALSAAALVASARATHERLGGPGRWVLAVPAHHVAGLQVLVRSVVAGTPPVLLDTSAGFDPAALAEAVATMPDDAPRYLSLVPTQLVRVLDAGPGAVRSLRRVAAILVGGAATPPATLAQARAAGLRVVTTYGMTETGGGCVYDGVPLPGVRVRTTADGRVEIAGAMLASGYLDDPDGGPFAVEAGERWLRTSDRGRLDHGPRGVRLTVLGRVDDLINTGGVKVSPTAVERLAGPGVVVVGVPDHEWGELVTAVTTAGGGSLAELRAAVSAELGAAHAPRALVRVDALPLRGPGKVDRLTVARLAREALAEPGRHGVERHGVEQHGVEWRAGDPHSGGADRPIS, from the coding sequence GTGACCTCGGAGCCTGGCGCGTCGGCCGTTCGCACCGGTGCGCGGCTCGTCGCCGTCCCCGGCGGGCGGGATCCCGCCGTCGTCTCCGGGCTGCGACGTGCGCTGGAGTCCCGGCTCCGCGGCGTCGTGGTCCCGGGCGAAGCCGCGGTCCCCGCCCCGGCGGACAGCCACGCCGGGGAGGTCGACCGCGTCGACGGCGTCGACGGCGTCGACGGCGTCGACGGCTCGAGCGTGCTGGTGCCGCACGACCCGACCGTGAACGACCCTCTCGGGGCCATCGCCGCGCGCCTCCGGACCGACGTCCCCGCTGGGACGGCGGTGATCCTGCGGACGTCGGGCTCGACGACCGGTACCGGTCACCTCGTGGCACTCAGCGCGGCGGCGCTCGTCGCCTCGGCCCGCGCCACCCACGAACGGCTCGGCGGACCGGGACGCTGGGTGCTCGCGGTCCCGGCCCACCACGTCGCCGGCCTCCAGGTCCTCGTGCGCTCCGTCGTCGCCGGCACGCCCCCCGTCCTGCTCGACACCTCCGCCGGTTTCGACCCCGCCGCCCTGGCCGAGGCCGTCGCCACGATGCCCGACGACGCGCCTCGCTACCTCTCGCTGGTCCCGACCCAGCTCGTGCGGGTGCTCGACGCCGGACCCGGTGCCGTGAGGTCGCTGCGTCGCGTCGCCGCCATCCTCGTGGGCGGCGCCGCGACCCCACCGGCCACGCTCGCCCAGGCCCGCGCGGCCGGCCTGAGGGTGGTGACCACGTACGGCATGACCGAGACCGGCGGCGGGTGCGTGTACGACGGCGTACCGCTCCCCGGTGTCCGGGTGCGCACCACGGCGGACGGGCGCGTGGAGATCGCCGGCGCGATGCTCGCGAGCGGGTACCTCGACGACCCCGACGGCGGCCCCTTCGCCGTCGAGGCCGGGGAGCGGTGGCTGCGCACGTCCGACCGCGGCCGGCTGGACCACGGGCCGCGGGGCGTGCGCCTCACCGTGCTCGGCAGGGTCGACGACCTCATCAATACCGGCGGCGTGAAGGTCTCCCCGACGGCCGTCGAGCGGTTGGCCGGACCGGGCGTGGTCGTCGTCGGCGTGCCGGACCACGAGTGGGGCGAGCTGGTCACCGCGGTCACCACCGCCGGCGGCGGCAGCCTCGCCGAGCTGCGGGCGGCGGTGTCCGCGGAGCTCGGCGCGGCGCACGCCCCGCGCGCCCTCGTGCGCGTCGACGCCCTGCCGCTTCGTGGTCCGGGCAAGGTCGACCGGCTGACGGTCGCCAGGCTGGCCCGCGAGGCGTTGGCCGAACCCGGACGGCACGGCGTCGAACGGCACGGCGTCGAACAGCACGGCGTCGAATGGCGTGCCGGCGACCCACACTCGGGCGGCGCCGACCGACCGATATCCTGA
- a CDS encoding DUF3048 domain-containing protein — MWGRTRGWAVRRSRMAVVAAFVASVAACTTSTPPTTPEPAPTTASPTPLPSWSAGSKDRLPPVPPSWPLTGRVDEIEPRPALSIKVENHAAARPQSGLEDADVVWEELVEGGLTRFNAVYHSVVPDVVGPIRSVRPMDAAISGPYGGLLVFSGGQEQYIDMVRDVGLQLIIDDDEDPGFFRSTDRVIPHNLYGSGADLLDQADDDHSKPPDRQLRFAEDLATASAVAGGAAASRLDLSFPSTSPGWEWAPAGDGAWRREEFGLPQSSADGDPLLAVNVVVLRVQVVMTGARDAAGAPVPETILEGEGPALLATGGKVVEGSWAKEGALEPLRLLGEDGEDLLLAPGNTWIELVPVEDGAVSYR; from the coding sequence ATGTGGGGCAGGACGCGCGGCTGGGCGGTGCGCCGCTCCCGGATGGCCGTCGTCGCGGCGTTCGTCGCGTCCGTGGCGGCGTGCACCACCTCGACGCCACCGACGACGCCGGAGCCGGCTCCCACGACAGCATCGCCCACACCGCTGCCCAGCTGGTCGGCCGGTTCGAAGGACCGGCTGCCGCCCGTCCCGCCCTCCTGGCCGCTGACCGGCCGGGTCGACGAGATCGAGCCCCGGCCCGCCCTGAGCATCAAGGTCGAGAACCATGCCGCAGCCAGGCCGCAGTCCGGCCTCGAGGACGCGGACGTCGTCTGGGAGGAGCTCGTCGAGGGCGGGCTCACACGGTTCAACGCGGTCTACCACTCGGTGGTCCCCGACGTCGTCGGACCGATCCGGTCGGTCCGCCCCATGGATGCCGCCATCTCGGGTCCCTACGGCGGGCTGCTGGTGTTCTCCGGCGGCCAGGAGCAGTACATCGACATGGTGCGCGACGTGGGCCTGCAGCTCATCATCGACGACGACGAGGACCCGGGGTTCTTCCGCAGCACCGACCGCGTCATCCCGCACAACCTCTACGGCAGCGGCGCGGACCTCCTCGACCAGGCGGACGACGACCACTCGAAGCCGCCCGACCGCCAGCTCCGCTTCGCCGAAGACCTGGCCACCGCGAGCGCCGTTGCCGGCGGGGCGGCGGCGAGCCGGCTGGACCTGTCCTTCCCGAGCACCTCACCCGGCTGGGAGTGGGCTCCGGCCGGCGACGGGGCGTGGCGGCGGGAGGAGTTCGGCCTCCCGCAGTCCTCCGCCGACGGCGACCCGCTGCTCGCCGTCAACGTCGTCGTGCTCCGCGTCCAGGTGGTGATGACCGGGGCGCGCGACGCCGCCGGGGCGCCCGTGCCGGAGACCATCCTGGAGGGCGAGGGGCCCGCGCTGCTCGCGACCGGCGGGAAGGTGGTGGAGGGCTCCTGGGCCAAGGAGGGCGCTCTGGAACCGCTCCGCCTGCTGGGCGAGGACGGCGAGGACCTCCTGCTCGCGCCGGGCAACACCTGGATCGAGCTGGTGCCGGTCGAGGACGGCGCGGTCTCCTACCGCTGA
- a CDS encoding 1,4-dihydroxy-2-naphthoyl-CoA synthase yields MSDLPQRVSETFDPTLWRDVEGFELTDVTYHRAVERTTASDGLTTERDLPAVRIAFDRPEVRNAFRPHTVDELYRALDHARMTSDVAAVILTGNGPSPKDGVWSFCSGGDQRIRGRDGYRYETEGADDEAPTERRREQIDPARAGRLHILEVQRLIRTMPKVVIAAVNGWAAGGGHSLNVVADLSIASRQHARFKQTDANVGSFDAGYGSALLARQIGDKRAREIFFLAREYSAEDAERWGVVNEVADHEDLEGLALEYARIVATKSPQAIRMLKFAFNLADDGLAGQQVFAGEATRMAYMTDEAVEGRDAFLERREPDWSAFPYYY; encoded by the coding sequence GTGAGCGATCTTCCCCAGCGTGTGTCCGAGACGTTCGACCCCACTCTCTGGCGCGACGTCGAGGGCTTCGAGCTCACCGACGTCACGTACCACCGGGCGGTGGAGCGGACGACGGCGTCCGACGGGCTGACCACCGAGCGCGACCTGCCCGCCGTGCGGATCGCGTTCGATCGGCCCGAGGTGCGCAACGCCTTCCGCCCCCACACCGTCGACGAGCTCTACCGCGCCCTCGACCACGCCCGGATGACCTCCGACGTCGCGGCCGTCATCCTCACCGGGAACGGTCCGAGCCCGAAGGACGGGGTGTGGTCCTTCTGCTCGGGCGGGGACCAGCGCATCCGCGGCCGGGACGGGTACCGCTACGAGACCGAGGGCGCCGACGACGAGGCACCGACGGAGCGGCGACGCGAGCAGATCGACCCGGCCCGCGCCGGGCGCCTGCACATCCTCGAGGTCCAGCGGCTCATCCGCACCATGCCCAAGGTCGTGATCGCAGCGGTCAACGGCTGGGCGGCCGGCGGGGGTCACAGCCTCAACGTCGTCGCCGACCTCTCCATCGCCTCCCGTCAGCACGCGCGGTTCAAGCAGACCGACGCCAACGTCGGGTCCTTCGACGCCGGCTACGGCTCGGCCCTCCTCGCGCGGCAGATCGGCGACAAGCGCGCCCGCGAGATCTTCTTCCTCGCCCGCGAGTACTCCGCCGAGGACGCCGAGCGCTGGGGCGTCGTCAACGAGGTTGCCGATCACGAGGATCTCGAGGGGCTCGCGCTGGAGTACGCCCGCATCGTGGCGACGAAGTCGCCCCAGGCGATCCGGATGCTCAAGTTCGCGTTCAACCTCGCCGACGACGGCCTCGCGGGCCAGCAGGTGTTCGCGGGCGAGGCCACCCGCATGGCATACATGACCGACGAGGCGGTGGAGGGCCGCGACGCGTTCCTCGAGCGGCGCGAACCCGACTGGTCAGCGTTCCCCTACTACTACTGA
- a CDS encoding HNH endonuclease signature motif containing protein, with the protein MFDDAAEPPFRSSYTLHPATADLRVEVVVPLRDPEPFSDIEAALWTLLMPDDDAESGEAPTPGRGPRTTVGEVGADPAAGRPTDNTTDAATGPTANRTTDAAGDRTEPTADPTADAITEPGSDPLEHARELRGLSLALALDAIDPDELSEAALVDAVELWSAVVSFAEAQRGRAAASLERKIEEKYGAAGNLHRDSKGNPLPVAATELCMRLGMSRRAAAVIIRTGVLLEGQLCATGQALERGEIDQRKAEIIAAALDGKAFPLTAAVEDEVLPRAGRRTHRQLQNDLTDALLRLDPHGAQQRHQAAKARRCVTHPRPLPDGMVGTYLVAPAADGVALDLALDSAARSLRAAGDKRTIDQLRADLLTGVGTDALRTGWFGQIPVQPALPLSESGRFADPPPTAVDDGARGPEEGPDLGALDGAASLPTGVRLAAVGGVPVQINVTVPLSTLLGGDEPADLDGHGPIDAVTARALALGGTWRRLVTDPLSGVVLDVGQSRYRVPADLARIVRARDRTCFRPGCSARAGGCQLDHNRPFSQGGSTALTNLGPGCEIDHELKTLGYFWVRQRPGGIFEWISRTTGHTYRREVDGTTTYLGWVTDTSDPDAVPVPPGRVRYDGPPPY; encoded by the coding sequence ATGTTCGACGATGCCGCGGAACCGCCGTTCCGGAGCAGCTACACGCTCCACCCGGCGACGGCCGACCTCCGGGTGGAGGTGGTGGTTCCTCTTCGGGACCCCGAGCCGTTCAGCGACATCGAGGCGGCTCTCTGGACACTGTTGATGCCCGACGACGACGCCGAGTCGGGCGAGGCACCCACGCCCGGCCGGGGACCTCGCACGACCGTCGGCGAGGTCGGCGCCGATCCTGCCGCCGGTCGCCCGACCGACAACACGACCGACGCGGCTACGGGCCCTACTGCCAACCGCACGACCGACGCCGCCGGCGACCGCACCGAGCCCACCGCGGACCCCACAGCCGACGCGATCACCGAACCCGGCTCCGATCCGCTCGAGCACGCGCGCGAGCTGAGAGGACTCAGCCTCGCGCTGGCGCTCGACGCGATCGATCCCGACGAGCTCAGCGAGGCGGCACTGGTCGACGCTGTCGAGCTGTGGTCCGCGGTGGTGTCCTTCGCCGAAGCACAGCGTGGTCGCGCGGCGGCCTCTCTCGAGCGCAAGATCGAGGAGAAGTACGGGGCGGCGGGCAACCTGCACCGCGACAGCAAGGGCAACCCGCTTCCGGTGGCCGCGACGGAGCTCTGCATGCGTCTGGGCATGTCGCGCCGGGCAGCCGCGGTCATCATCCGCACCGGGGTGCTGCTCGAGGGACAGCTGTGCGCGACCGGGCAGGCCCTCGAACGCGGAGAGATCGACCAGCGCAAGGCCGAGATCATCGCCGCGGCACTGGACGGCAAGGCGTTCCCGCTCACCGCGGCGGTCGAGGACGAGGTGCTCCCCCGGGCCGGTCGTCGCACGCACCGGCAGCTCCAGAACGACCTCACCGACGCACTGCTGCGCCTCGACCCTCACGGCGCTCAGCAACGGCACCAGGCGGCGAAGGCCCGTCGCTGCGTCACCCACCCCCGGCCGCTGCCGGACGGCATGGTGGGCACCTACCTCGTGGCGCCGGCCGCGGACGGTGTCGCCCTCGACCTCGCGCTCGACTCCGCGGCGCGGTCGCTGCGCGCGGCCGGGGACAAACGCACCATCGACCAGCTGCGGGCGGACCTGCTGACCGGCGTCGGGACCGATGCCCTGCGGACTGGCTGGTTCGGCCAGATCCCGGTCCAGCCGGCCCTCCCGCTGTCGGAGTCCGGACGATTCGCCGATCCTCCACCGACGGCGGTCGACGACGGCGCGAGGGGCCCGGAGGAGGGCCCCGACCTCGGCGCTCTCGACGGCGCTGCGTCCCTGCCCACGGGCGTACGGCTCGCCGCAGTGGGCGGGGTCCCGGTGCAGATCAACGTCACCGTCCCGCTGAGCACCCTTCTCGGAGGTGACGAACCGGCCGACCTCGACGGTCACGGGCCGATCGACGCCGTCACGGCCCGGGCGCTCGCCCTGGGAGGGACCTGGCGACGCCTCGTCACCGACCCGCTCAGCGGGGTGGTGCTGGACGTGGGGCAGAGCCGGTACCGGGTGCCCGCCGATCTGGCGCGGATCGTTCGCGCCCGGGACCGGACGTGCTTCCGACCGGGATGCTCCGCGCGGGCCGGCGGCTGCCAGCTCGACCACAACCGGCCTTTCTCCCAGGGTGGGTCGACCGCACTCACCAACCTCGGCCCCGGGTGCGAGATCGACCACGAGCTCAAGACGCTGGGGTACTTCTGGGTCCGGCAGCGACCAGGCGGGATCTTCGAGTGGATCTCGCGCACCACAGGTCACACGTACCGCCGGGAGGTGGACGGCACCACCACCTACCTCGGCTGGGTGACCGACACCTCCGACCCCGACGCGGTCCCCGTCCCGCCGGGACGAGTGCGGTACGACGGTCCCCCGCCGTACTGA
- a CDS encoding o-succinylbenzoate synthase: MRALLTSEPVVWSTPLRTRFRGLDVRDGVLVRGDAGWGEISPFWDYGARESAVWLRAGLEAAEEGWPAPVRTSIPVNVTVPAVGPEAAARIVRSSGGCTTAKVKVAEPGQSVVEEEARLEAVRDALGPGGRIRIDANGAWDVETALARLARLDRAAGGLEYVEQPCPTVEELAAVRRRTDVPVAADESIRRAEDPIEVRRLAAADIVVLKVQPLGGVRACLRLAERVGLPVVVSSALESSVGIAAGLALAAALPELSYACGLATVHLLERDTVDEPLLPVDGAIAVHRPEPTERSLAAVRASDATAARWSERLDAMVTAGERA; encoded by the coding sequence ATGCGCGCCCTCCTCACCTCCGAGCCCGTGGTGTGGTCCACCCCGCTCCGCACCCGCTTCCGCGGCCTCGACGTCCGCGACGGCGTGCTGGTCCGCGGCGACGCGGGCTGGGGAGAGATATCCCCGTTCTGGGACTACGGCGCCAGGGAGTCCGCCGTGTGGCTGCGGGCCGGCCTCGAGGCGGCGGAGGAGGGATGGCCCGCCCCCGTGCGGACGAGCATCCCCGTCAACGTGACGGTGCCGGCCGTCGGACCCGAGGCGGCGGCACGGATCGTCCGCTCCTCCGGTGGGTGCACGACGGCGAAGGTCAAGGTCGCCGAGCCCGGTCAGAGCGTGGTGGAGGAGGAGGCCCGGCTGGAGGCGGTCCGCGACGCCCTGGGCCCCGGCGGCCGGATCCGCATCGACGCCAACGGGGCGTGGGACGTCGAGACGGCCCTGGCCCGTCTCGCCCGGCTGGACCGCGCCGCGGGCGGCCTGGAGTACGTCGAGCAGCCGTGTCCCACCGTCGAGGAGCTCGCCGCGGTCCGGCGCCGTACGGACGTCCCGGTGGCGGCGGACGAGTCGATCCGCCGCGCCGAGGACCCCATCGAGGTGCGACGGCTGGCGGCGGCGGACATCGTCGTCCTCAAGGTCCAGCCCCTCGGCGGGGTCCGCGCGTGCCTCCGGCTCGCCGAGCGGGTCGGGCTGCCCGTGGTGGTCAGCTCCGCCCTGGAGAGCTCGGTCGGCATCGCGGCGGGCCTCGCGCTCGCGGCGGCCCTGCCCGAGCTGTCGTACGCCTGCGGACTGGCAACGGTCCACCTCCTCGAGCGGGACACGGTCGACGAGCCGCTGCTCCCGGTCGACGGCGCGATAGCCGTGCATCGGCCCGAACCGACGGAGCGCTCCCTCGCCGCGGTCCGCGCGTCCGACGCGACGGCCGCCCGGTGGTCGGAGCGCCTGGACGCCATGGTGACGGCGGGGGAGCGGGCGTGA
- the menD gene encoding 2-succinyl-5-enolpyruvyl-6-hydroxy-3-cyclohexene-1-carboxylic-acid synthase gives MSAVEPSTATARELVTALVAGGVRDVVLSPGSRSAPLAYALQSAARAGWLTLHVRIDERSAGFVALGLARSGHPLGEDWRGAGGPGPVRSGPAAQDGGSEPRPVAVVTTSGTAVANLHPAVLEAAHAHVPLVVVSADRPHEMRGTGANQTTDQVGIFAGVPRFSADIPAGTRGGTLLTQVVTRALAAATGARSNDPGPVHLNVALRDPLAPAAPWAPGPVPAARRVVAPVGAPAATDLAVGPRTVVLAGDGAGPGARVLAEEAGWPLLAEPSSGARSGRNAVGPYRLLLDEARLGGAIERVVVMGHPTLSRPVSRLLAREDLEVVVVAPAGAWTDVAGTATTVVGGVRTPGALAGMAGAPGDAGEWLGRWRRAGELAHTAVDALLDDTRQVDGLVLAQAVAAASDSPGAPLLVLGSSNTIRDVDLVARPWDGPVVPLANRGLAGIDGTVSTATGLALGTGRPVRAVMGDLTFLHDAGGLLRGTLEPEVDLQVVVLNDGGGGIFSTLEHGAPGRAGEFERIFGTPQHADLAALAAGYGAAYSLVGSTEELQHVLGAPVRGRSVVEVRTSRAHLRDRRAAVAEAVRDAVAAV, from the coding sequence GTGAGCGCCGTGGAGCCCTCGACCGCGACCGCACGCGAGCTCGTCACCGCGCTCGTCGCCGGCGGCGTGCGCGACGTCGTCCTGTCCCCGGGCTCGCGGAGCGCGCCGCTCGCCTACGCCCTGCAGTCGGCTGCCCGCGCCGGCTGGCTGACCCTGCACGTGCGGATCGACGAGCGGTCCGCCGGGTTCGTCGCACTCGGGCTGGCACGTTCGGGCCACCCTCTGGGGGAGGACTGGCGGGGCGCCGGCGGCCCCGGGCCAGTACGTTCGGGCCCCGCGGCGCAGGACGGCGGCTCAGAGCCGCGCCCGGTCGCCGTCGTGACGACGTCGGGCACGGCGGTGGCCAACCTCCACCCCGCGGTCCTCGAGGCCGCGCACGCGCACGTGCCGCTCGTCGTCGTGAGCGCCGACCGTCCGCACGAGATGCGCGGGACAGGGGCGAACCAGACCACCGACCAGGTGGGGATCTTCGCCGGTGTCCCACGGTTCTCGGCCGACATCCCTGCCGGGACGCGCGGTGGGACCCTGCTGACCCAGGTGGTCACCCGGGCCCTCGCTGCGGCTACCGGCGCCCGGAGCAACGACCCCGGACCCGTCCACCTCAACGTCGCACTGCGGGACCCGCTCGCACCCGCGGCCCCGTGGGCGCCCGGCCCCGTGCCCGCGGCGCGGCGTGTCGTGGCGCCGGTCGGAGCGCCCGCCGCGACGGACCTGGCCGTCGGGCCGCGGACGGTCGTCCTCGCCGGGGACGGCGCAGGACCCGGCGCCCGGGTTCTCGCCGAGGAGGCCGGCTGGCCGCTGCTGGCCGAGCCGAGCTCCGGCGCCCGCTCGGGGCGCAACGCGGTCGGTCCCTACCGTCTCCTCCTGGACGAGGCGCGCCTGGGCGGAGCGATCGAGCGGGTGGTCGTCATGGGCCACCCCACGCTCTCGCGGCCCGTGAGCAGACTCCTGGCCAGGGAAGACCTGGAGGTTGTCGTCGTCGCACCGGCCGGGGCCTGGACCGACGTGGCAGGAACGGCGACGACGGTCGTCGGTGGCGTGCGGACGCCCGGGGCGCTCGCGGGGATGGCGGGCGCCCCGGGCGACGCCGGCGAGTGGCTCGGTCGGTGGCGGCGCGCGGGTGAGCTCGCGCACACCGCCGTCGACGCCCTGCTCGACGACACCCGCCAGGTCGACGGACTGGTGCTGGCGCAGGCGGTGGCCGCGGCCTCGGACTCCCCGGGAGCGCCGCTGCTGGTCCTCGGCTCGTCCAACACCATCCGCGACGTCGACCTCGTCGCCCGGCCCTGGGACGGCCCGGTCGTGCCGCTCGCGAACCGCGGGCTGGCCGGCATCGACGGGACCGTCTCGACGGCGACCGGCCTCGCGCTCGGCACGGGACGTCCCGTGCGGGCGGTGATGGGTGACCTCACCTTCCTCCACGACGCCGGTGGCCTGCTGCGCGGCACGCTCGAGCCAGAGGTGGATCTCCAGGTCGTCGTGCTCAATGACGGCGGCGGCGGGATCTTCAGCACGCTCGAGCACGGCGCGCCGGGCCGGGCGGGGGAGTTCGAACGGATCTTCGGCACCCCGCAGCACGCCGACCTCGCCGCGCTCGCAGCCGGGTACGGCGCTGCCTACTCCCTCGTCGGGAGCACCGAGGAGCTGCAGCACGTGCTGGGTGCACCGGTCCGCGGTCGGTCGGTGGTGGAGGTCCGGACCTCGCGCGCACACCTGCGCGACCGGCGGGCGGCCGTCGCCGAGGCGGTCCGGGACGCGGTCGCAGCGGTCTGA